CAATGATAGCGTGCAAGGAGGTGAATCTTTGTCACCAAGGGATCTTACCTCTGTAGCACAACAAACACTCAATGCTTGGGAAATTCTTAGGTCAGGGGTGGAGAAGTTGTTGTTGGTTTATCCAGTAAAAGTTTGTAAACATTGTTCTGAGGTTCATGTTGGGCCTTCTGGCCATAAAGCTAGGCTTTGTGGAGTATTTAAATATGAAAGTTGGAGAGGATCTCACTTTTGGATGAAAGCTACAGTGGATGATTTAGTGCCCCCGAAGATCGTATGGAGCCAAAGGCCTAAAGATCCTGCTGTACTTGTAGATGAAGGGAGAAGATTTTACGGGCGTGTTCCAGCTGTATTGGATCTGTGCTCAAAGGGTGGTGCCCTTGTGCCTGCAAAGTATAATTGTATGAAGAAAGTTAAAGGTTCGTCAGGCCCTGTCAATAATGAGATTAGAAAAAGAACTATAGAATTGAACTTTCCGGGGCAGCATGTTGACTTACAGGCATGGTTGGAATCAGAGTACAGTGTGGGAAAATGACATCTAACTATATGTCATTACTTCAGCCTGCTGCCTGCAACTGCTCCATATTTCTAAGGTTGTCTGCATATTCTGATTTTGGGTCCATGTGCCTGTTCTTCAGTTACTGTAGCGTTTCTTTTGGTTACTATATATCATATCTCCTCAGTTATTTACTTTATGCAGAACAGATCAAAATCTAATATATGTGTATGGACTTAGTGGAGCTGATCTTCGCCCAGTTCGAAGAAATCAATTTCATCTTCTAGTTCTCCAGTCAAAGGTGCCaattgtttttccctttttacaCATATTTGTTTCTTGAGGAATTAGAGTCCAACAATTGCTAGATATACACAGGAGAGATGCTGCACTGTTGTACATGTTTGTAATAAGTTCATCGATGCCTGAAAAAAGTATGTCATTATCTTCCTTTTTATTCTTCTTAATCATAGTTGTGACATccaaacaaaagagaaaagaaagtttTTGATTCTTTATTACGTACATAGCTTTTGATGGAGAAAAATTAAGCATTGTAGTGAGTGATGTTACTCCCAGGATTGGCCAATTCTTAATTCCAATTTGAACTTCCAAGCTGTCTAATTTGTCTTGCCAATGTAAATGCATGATTTATTTATAGGAACTGAAGTTTTGGCTTTCAATTATAGCACTGTATATTTATAGTTTATCAGGTCGTTTTGTTTTAAATTATATTGAAAACCTTGAGGGAATTCTACAAAATTATGAGAATCaccttaaatttatttatttttattccttttgaaaaaacaaaaaatgctGTTCAAGCTCGTTGCTATTCTGGTTGTTTATGTTTTTAGTTTAACATTGATTTCGTCAATTGGAATAGCAATATTTCCAAACTTGCAAAGTTTATTGTATGTTCAATGAATAAGGATTTTCGCTTACTAAGTCAatcaatttctcttttatttatttatcatatAAGAAAATATGAAGCTACTATTTGCTGTTAATAATGTATGATATACCACTTGAGTAGTTTGGTTTCTTGCTTTCAAGTTCTTTTAAAATATAGTCTTAGATTAAATTCATAAAAATAGCAATAGTATCAACTTGTAAATATATTGTAGATTCTTAGCAAACACTAAGCATACATATAAAACAACACTAAGTTTTTATGGTCTTGTCAATCATTTCCCTAGTGAAAAGTTAAACAGCAGAAGTAATGTATActagtaataataatattttaaaatttaaaaatgctTAGTGATATCCATTGCGACTAACTGTCCCTTTGAACACATAGAGGCAGTCTCCATTTTCAACACCGTGCCATCTGAGGCTGCAGCTATCCCTCATGATCCGTTGcctatgaataaataaatagtcaTCAACAGGCAGAATTTTTCTGCTTAACAACAACTGCTTTAAGTCATTCACAGTGCATGCATCTCTCATCTCCAGTGGAATAGTTGCTGCATTAAGCAAACTAGAGGAAGTTTGTACCACTAGGCTCACCTTCCTTGAGGGAGCTTCATCTCTTGCCCTAGTTATGGTGTTGAGGAACACAACAATTTCAGAAGACTCACGTATGCCATACTCACTTAGCTTTCTGAAATCTTCGTTCAACTCCACCCCTGAAAACACTAGTGTCATTCTTTTGATGGGGGTGCTGTCAATTATGTGGATTTTTTCCTTTAAGCTCCGAACAGTATCTGTTCTGTCCACCTCTATCTTGATCCTTCTAGCTGAAAATTTCACTGTGATTTGCATTTTGTTAACATGGTTAAAATGTGGTTCTGTGCTTGGTTTGATATTGAGGTCAATTTTTGTACCTTCAGTGACTATAGGATAGTCTTCCATGTCTAAGCCATCCACTAGTTCCCATCCAGAAACTGTTAGGATCTGTGAAGCTGCTGGAGTACCATGAATTTgttctatttttcttttgatCTCGGAAACTGTTTCTTGGGCACCTACTTCAATGAAGAATTGGTTTATTCTTGTAACAATAACTACTCTCATGGTAGAACTGTTATGAAGCTGTTATGGGTTttagttagaattttatttgcaGGCAAAGACTAGACAACAACAGTATATGAATATCAATTTGAGTAGTTTTAATTTCAACAAACTAAACTATGAGGACtagtaaaaaaaatttagttagcCTCATGAGAATATGAATGATAATGGATACAAATCGTTAGAATCATGTTATATATGTGAGTAGTTGAGATTGTGGGGTTCATTATCATGCAGAACATGTCTTTTATGTTTGCATATATGTGACCATTTATATGCGTTGTCCTTCAACCAAAAAATGTAAA
The DNA window shown above is from Arachis ipaensis cultivar K30076 chromosome B08, Araip1.1, whole genome shotgun sequence and carries:
- the LOC107614205 gene encoding APO protein 4, mitochondrial isoform X1 encodes the protein MALRNLPWRGLVCSESVRCFEFPIRFYANKAKLRKHRPMILKRIERRAQAYPVRATIPVAKEALVTRDILFHGVSILLKSIPIMACKFCPEIFIGEQGHKIRTCWGYKHRAKNRVHEWVRGGLNDILVPVQAFHLHNMFQPVITHNQRFDFERIPAVLELCWQAGAYPNDENLSSSNWSLEAANDSVQGGESLSPRDLTSVAQQTLNAWEILRSGVEKLLLVYPVKVCKHCSEVHVGPSGHKARLCGVFKYESWRGSHFWMKATVDDLVPPKIVWSQRPKDPAVLVDEGRRFYGRVPAVLDLCSKGGALVPAKYNCMKKVKDQNLIYVYGLSGADLRPVRRNQFHLLVLQSKRQSPFSTPCHLRLQLSLMIRCL
- the LOC107614205 gene encoding APO protein 4, mitochondrial isoform X2, yielding MALRNLPWRGLVCSESVRCFEFPIRFYANKAKLRKHRPMILKRIERRAQAYPVRATIPVAKEALVTRDILFHGVSILLKSIPIMACKFCPEIFIGEQGHKIRTCWGYKHRAKNRVHEWVRGGLNDILVPVQAFHLHNMFQPVITHNQRFDFERIPAVLELCWQAGAYPNDENLSSSNWSLEAANDSVQGGESLSPRDLTSVAQQTLNAWEILRSGVEKLLLVYPVKVCKHCSEVHVGPSGHKARLCGVFKYESWRGSHFWMKATVDDLVPPKIVWSQRPKDPAVLVDEGRRFYGRVPAVLDLCSKGGALVPAKYNCMKKVKDQNLIYVYGLSGADLRPVRRNQFHLLVLQSKWNSCCIKQTRGSLYH